Proteins from a genomic interval of Arvicanthis niloticus isolate mArvNil1 chromosome 26, mArvNil1.pat.X, whole genome shotgun sequence:
- the Sidt2 gene encoding SID1 transmembrane family member 2 isoform X1, which produces MIAWRLPLCVLLVAAVESHLGALGPKNVSQKDAEFERTYADDVNSELVNIYTFNHTVTRNRTEGVRVSVNVLNKQKGAPLLFVVRQKEAVVSFQVPLILRGLYQRKYLYQKVERTLCQPPTKNESEIQFFYVDVSTLSPVNTTYQLRVNRVDNFVLRTGELFTFNTTAAQPQYFKYEFPDGVDSVIVKVTSKKAFPCSVISIQDVLCPVYDLDNNVAFIGMYQTMTKKAAITVQRKDFPSNSFYVVVVVKTEDQACGGSLPFYPFVEDEPVDQGHRQKTLSVLVSQAVSSEAYVGGMLFCLGIFLSFYLLTVLLACWENWRQRKKTLLLTIDRVCPESGHPRVLADSFPGSAPYEGYNYGSFENGSGSTDGLVESTGSGDLSYSYQGHDQFKRRLPSGQMRQLCIAMDRSFDTVGPRPRLDSMSSVEEDDYDTLTDIDSDKNVIRTKQYLCVADLARKDKRVLRKKYQIYFWNIATIAVFYALPVVQLVITYQTVVNVTGNQDICYYNFLCAHPLGNLSAFNNILSNLGYILLGLLFLLIILQREINHNRALLRNDLYALECGIPKHFGLFYAMGTALMMEGLLSACYHVCPNYTNFQFDTSFMYMIAGLCMLKLYQKRHPDINASAYSAYACLAIVIFFSVLGVVFGKGNTAFWIVFSVIHITSTLLLSTQLYYMGRWKLDSGIFRRILHVLYTDCIRQCSGPLYTDRMVLLVMGNIINWSLAAYGLIMRPNDFASYLLAIGICNLLLYFAFYIIMKLRSGERIKLIPLLCIVCTSVVWGFALFFFFQGLSTWQAVPDIGSEDACGSKVVGRAWRIRSVTTGKPTLRKPPQSPGNTTATASSWISLMITTSGTSCPPLPCLGPSWFC; this is translated from the exons ATGATCGCCTGGCGTCTGCCCTTGTGCGTGCTCCTGGTGGCCGCCGTCGAGAGCCACCTTGGGGCTCTGGGGCCCAAGAACGTCTCGCAGAAAGACGCGGAGTTTGAGCGCACCTACGCGGACGACGTCAACAGCGAGCTGGTCAACATCTACACCTTCAACCACACCGTGACCCGAAACCGG ACCGAGGGCGTGCGAGTGTCTGTGAATGTCCTGAACAAACAGAAAGGGGCGCCTTTGCTGTTCGTGGTCCGCCAGAAGGAGGCTGTTGTGTCCTTCCAGGTGCCCCTAATCCTGCGAGGGCT ATATCAGCGTAAGTACCTCTACCAAAAAGTTGAACGAACTCTGTGTCAGCCCCCCACCAAGAATGAGTCTGAGATCCAGTTTTTCTATGTGGACGTGTCTACCCTGTCACCAGTCAATACCACTTACCAGCTCCGAGTCAACCGTGTGGACAATTTTGTGCTCAG GACTGGGGAGCTCTTTACCTTCAATACCACTGCAGCCCAGCCCCAG tACTTCAAATATGAGTTTCCTGATGGCGTGGACTCTGTAATTGTCAAGGTGACCTCCAAGAAGGCCTTCCCCTGCTCAGTCATCTCTATCCAGGATGTCCTG tGCCCTGTCTACGATCTGGACAACAATGTAGCCTTCATCGGCATGTACCAGACTATGACTAAGAAGGCAGCCATCACTGTGCAG CGGAAAGACTTCCCCAGTAACAGCTTTtatgtggtggtagtggtgaagACTGAGGACCAGGCCTGCGGGGGGTCCTTGCCCTTCTACCCTTTTGTGGAAG ATGAACCAGTGGATCAAGGGCACCGTCAGAAAACCCTGTCAGTGCTGGTCTCTCAGGCTGTCTCAT CTGAGGCCTATGTTGGTGGGATGCTCTTTTGCCTGGGCATATTCCTGTCCTTCTACCTGCTGACTGTGCTGCTGGCCTGTTGGGAGAACTGGAG GCAAAGAAAGAAGACCTTGCTGCTGACCATAGACCGAGTCTGCCCAGAAAGTG GTCACCCTCGGGTCTTGGCTGATTCGTTTCCTGGCAGTGCCCCTTACGAGGGTTACAACTATGGCTCCTTTG AAAATGGTTCCGGATCCACTGACGGGTTGGTTGAAAGCACAGGTTCAGGGGACCTCTCCTACAGTTACCAGG GGCACGACCAGTTCAAGCGGCGCCTTCCCTCTGGCCAGATGCGGCAGCTGTGCATTGCCATGG ACCGCTCCTTTGACACAGTGGGTCCACGGCCACGACTGGACTCCATGAGCTCTGTGGAAGAGGATGACTACGACACACTGACTGACATCGACTCAGACAAAAACGTCATTCGAACCAAG CAATACCTCTGTGTGGCTGACCTGGCACGAAAGGACAAACGTGTTTTGCGGAAAAAGTACCAGATTTACTTCTG GAACATAGCCACCATTGCGGTCTTCTACGCACTTCCTGTGGTGCAGCTGGTGATCACCTACCAGACG gtggTGAATGTCACAGGGAACCAGGACATCTGCTACTACAACTTCCTCTGTGCCCACCCGCTGGGCAACCTCAG CGCCTTCAACAACATCCTCAGTAACCTGGGGTACATCCTGCTGGGGCTGCTTTTTCTGCTCATCATCCTGCAGCGGGAGATCAACCATAACCGGGCCCTGCTGCGGAACGACCTCTACGCTCTG GAGTGTGGGATCCCCAAACACTTTGGTCTGTTTTATGCCATGGGCACAGCGCTGATGATGGAGGGCCTACTTAGTGCCTGTTACCATGTCTGCCCCAACTATACCAACTTTCAGTTCG ATACCTCGTTCATGTACATGATTGCTGGCCTCTGCATGCTGAAACTCTATCAGAAGCGGCACCCGGATATCAACGCCAGTGCCTACAGCGCATATGCCTGCTTGGCCATCGTCATCTTCTTCTCCGTCCTGGGCGTG GTTTTTGGCAAAGGGAACACAGCCTTCTGGATCGTCTTCTCGGTCATCCACATCACTTCCACCCTGCTCCTCAGCACCCAGCTCTACTACATGGGCCGCTGGAAGCTGG ACTCTGGAATCTTCCGCCGCATCCTCCACGTGCTCTACACAGACTGCATCCGGCAGTGCAGCGGGCCCCTTTACACG GACCGAATGGTGCTTCTGGTCATGGGCAACATTATCAACTGGTCGCT GGCTGCCTACGGACTCATCATGCGCCCCAACGACTTTGCCTCCTACTTGCTGGCGATCGGCATCTGCAACCTGCTGCTTTATTTCGCCTTCTACATCATTATGAAG CTCCGGAGCGGCGAGAGGATTAAGCTCATCCCTCTGCTCTGCATCGTCTGCACCTCCGTGGTCTGGGGCTTCgcgctcttcttcttcttccagggACTCAGCACGTGGCAG GCTGTACCAGACATAGGGTCAGAAGATGCTTGTGGCAGCAAGGTTGTGGGCAGAGCCTGGAGGATCAGGAGCGTCACAACCGGGAAACCTACCCTGAG AAAACCCCCGCAGAGTCCAGGGAACACAACCGCGACTGCATCCTCCTGGATTTCTTTGATGATCACGACATCTGGCACTTCCTGTCCTCCATTGCCATGTTTGGGTCCTTCCTG GTTTTGCTGA
- the Sidt2 gene encoding SID1 transmembrane family member 2 isoform X2, with the protein MIAWRLPLCVLLVAAVESHLGALGPKNVSQKDAEFERTYADDVNSELVNIYTFNHTVTRNRTEGVRVSVNVLNKQKGAPLLFVVRQKEAVVSFQVPLILRGLYQRKYLYQKVERTLCQPPTKNESEIQFFYVDVSTLSPVNTTYQLRVNRVDNFVLRTGELFTFNTTAAQPQYFKYEFPDGVDSVIVKVTSKKAFPCSVISIQDVLCPVYDLDNNVAFIGMYQTMTKKAAITVQRKDFPSNSFYVVVVVKTEDQACGGSLPFYPFVEDEPVDQGHRQKTLSVLVSQAVSSEAYVGGMLFCLGIFLSFYLLTVLLACWENWRQRKKTLLLTIDRVCPESGHPRVLADSFPGSAPYEGYNYGSFENGSGSTDGLVESTGSGDLSYSYQGHDQFKRRLPSGQMRQLCIAMDRSFDTVGPRPRLDSMSSVEEDDYDTLTDIDSDKNVIRTKQYLCVADLARKDKRVLRKKYQIYFWNIATIAVFYALPVVQLVITYQTVVNVTGNQDICYYNFLCAHPLGNLSAFNNILSNLGYILLGLLFLLIILQREINHNRALLRNDLYALECGIPKHFGLFYAMGTALMMEGLLSACYHVCPNYTNFQFDTSFMYMIAGLCMLKLYQKRHPDINASAYSAYACLAIVIFFSVLGVVFGKGNTAFWIVFSVIHITSTLLLSTQLYYMGRWKLDSGIFRRILHVLYTDCIRQCSGPLYTDRMVLLVMGNIINWSLAAYGLIMRPNDFASYLLAIGICNLLLYFAFYIIMKLRSGERIKLIPLLCIVCTSVVWGFALFFFFQGLSTWQKTPAESREHNRDCILLDFFDDHDIWHFLSSIAMFGSFLVLLTLDDDLDTVQRDKIYVF; encoded by the exons ATGATCGCCTGGCGTCTGCCCTTGTGCGTGCTCCTGGTGGCCGCCGTCGAGAGCCACCTTGGGGCTCTGGGGCCCAAGAACGTCTCGCAGAAAGACGCGGAGTTTGAGCGCACCTACGCGGACGACGTCAACAGCGAGCTGGTCAACATCTACACCTTCAACCACACCGTGACCCGAAACCGG ACCGAGGGCGTGCGAGTGTCTGTGAATGTCCTGAACAAACAGAAAGGGGCGCCTTTGCTGTTCGTGGTCCGCCAGAAGGAGGCTGTTGTGTCCTTCCAGGTGCCCCTAATCCTGCGAGGGCT ATATCAGCGTAAGTACCTCTACCAAAAAGTTGAACGAACTCTGTGTCAGCCCCCCACCAAGAATGAGTCTGAGATCCAGTTTTTCTATGTGGACGTGTCTACCCTGTCACCAGTCAATACCACTTACCAGCTCCGAGTCAACCGTGTGGACAATTTTGTGCTCAG GACTGGGGAGCTCTTTACCTTCAATACCACTGCAGCCCAGCCCCAG tACTTCAAATATGAGTTTCCTGATGGCGTGGACTCTGTAATTGTCAAGGTGACCTCCAAGAAGGCCTTCCCCTGCTCAGTCATCTCTATCCAGGATGTCCTG tGCCCTGTCTACGATCTGGACAACAATGTAGCCTTCATCGGCATGTACCAGACTATGACTAAGAAGGCAGCCATCACTGTGCAG CGGAAAGACTTCCCCAGTAACAGCTTTtatgtggtggtagtggtgaagACTGAGGACCAGGCCTGCGGGGGGTCCTTGCCCTTCTACCCTTTTGTGGAAG ATGAACCAGTGGATCAAGGGCACCGTCAGAAAACCCTGTCAGTGCTGGTCTCTCAGGCTGTCTCAT CTGAGGCCTATGTTGGTGGGATGCTCTTTTGCCTGGGCATATTCCTGTCCTTCTACCTGCTGACTGTGCTGCTGGCCTGTTGGGAGAACTGGAG GCAAAGAAAGAAGACCTTGCTGCTGACCATAGACCGAGTCTGCCCAGAAAGTG GTCACCCTCGGGTCTTGGCTGATTCGTTTCCTGGCAGTGCCCCTTACGAGGGTTACAACTATGGCTCCTTTG AAAATGGTTCCGGATCCACTGACGGGTTGGTTGAAAGCACAGGTTCAGGGGACCTCTCCTACAGTTACCAGG GGCACGACCAGTTCAAGCGGCGCCTTCCCTCTGGCCAGATGCGGCAGCTGTGCATTGCCATGG ACCGCTCCTTTGACACAGTGGGTCCACGGCCACGACTGGACTCCATGAGCTCTGTGGAAGAGGATGACTACGACACACTGACTGACATCGACTCAGACAAAAACGTCATTCGAACCAAG CAATACCTCTGTGTGGCTGACCTGGCACGAAAGGACAAACGTGTTTTGCGGAAAAAGTACCAGATTTACTTCTG GAACATAGCCACCATTGCGGTCTTCTACGCACTTCCTGTGGTGCAGCTGGTGATCACCTACCAGACG gtggTGAATGTCACAGGGAACCAGGACATCTGCTACTACAACTTCCTCTGTGCCCACCCGCTGGGCAACCTCAG CGCCTTCAACAACATCCTCAGTAACCTGGGGTACATCCTGCTGGGGCTGCTTTTTCTGCTCATCATCCTGCAGCGGGAGATCAACCATAACCGGGCCCTGCTGCGGAACGACCTCTACGCTCTG GAGTGTGGGATCCCCAAACACTTTGGTCTGTTTTATGCCATGGGCACAGCGCTGATGATGGAGGGCCTACTTAGTGCCTGTTACCATGTCTGCCCCAACTATACCAACTTTCAGTTCG ATACCTCGTTCATGTACATGATTGCTGGCCTCTGCATGCTGAAACTCTATCAGAAGCGGCACCCGGATATCAACGCCAGTGCCTACAGCGCATATGCCTGCTTGGCCATCGTCATCTTCTTCTCCGTCCTGGGCGTG GTTTTTGGCAAAGGGAACACAGCCTTCTGGATCGTCTTCTCGGTCATCCACATCACTTCCACCCTGCTCCTCAGCACCCAGCTCTACTACATGGGCCGCTGGAAGCTGG ACTCTGGAATCTTCCGCCGCATCCTCCACGTGCTCTACACAGACTGCATCCGGCAGTGCAGCGGGCCCCTTTACACG GACCGAATGGTGCTTCTGGTCATGGGCAACATTATCAACTGGTCGCT GGCTGCCTACGGACTCATCATGCGCCCCAACGACTTTGCCTCCTACTTGCTGGCGATCGGCATCTGCAACCTGCTGCTTTATTTCGCCTTCTACATCATTATGAAG CTCCGGAGCGGCGAGAGGATTAAGCTCATCCCTCTGCTCTGCATCGTCTGCACCTCCGTGGTCTGGGGCTTCgcgctcttcttcttcttccagggACTCAGCACGTGGCAG AAAACCCCCGCAGAGTCCAGGGAACACAACCGCGACTGCATCCTCCTGGATTTCTTTGATGATCACGACATCTGGCACTTCCTGTCCTCCATTGCCATGTTTGGGTCCTTCCTG GTTTTGCTGACACTGGATGACGACTTGGACACCGTACAGCGGGACAAGATCTATGTCTTCTAG
- the Sidt2 gene encoding SID1 transmembrane family member 2 isoform X5 — MIAWRLPLCVLLVAAVESHLGALGPKNVSQKDAEFERTYADDVNSELVNIYTFNHTVTRNRTEGVRVSVNVLNKQKGAPLLFVVRQKEAVVSFQVPLILRGLYQRKYLYQKVERTLCQPPTKNESEIQFFYVDVSTLSPVNTTYQLRVNRVDNFVLRTGELFTFNTTAAQPQYFKYEFPDGVDSVIVKVTSKKAFPCSVISIQDVLCPVYDLDNNVAFIGMYQTMTKKAAITVQRKDFPSNSFYVVVVVKTEDQACGGSLPFYPFVEDEPVDQGHRQKTLSVLVSQAVSSEAYVGGMLFCLGIFLSFYLLTVLLACWENWRQRKKTLLLTIDRVCPESGWGPGSPLHRYLETVLCPHWCLRQCSSVSGHPRVLADSFPGSAPYEGYNYGSFENGSGSTDGLVESTGSGDLSYSYQDRSFDTVGPRPRLDSMSSVEEDDYDTLTDIDSDKNVIRTKQYLCVADLARKDKRVLRKKYQIYFWNIATIAVFYALPVVQLVITYQTVVNVTGNQDICYYNFLCAHPLGNLSAFNNILSNLGYILLGLLFLLIILQREINHNRALLRNDLYALECGIPKHFGLFYAMGTALMMEGLLSACYHVCPNYTNFQFDTSFMYMIAGLCMLKLYQKRHPDINASAYSAYACLAIVIFFSVLGVVFGKGNTAFWIVFSVIHITSTLLLSTQLYYMGRWKLDSGIFRRILHVLYTDCIRQCSGPLYTDRMVLLVMGNIINWSLAAYGLIMRPNDFASYLLAIGICNLLLYFAFYIIMKLRSGERIKLIPLLCIVCTSVVWGFALFFFFQGLSTWQKTPAESREHNRDCILLDFFDDHDIWHFLSSIAMFGSFLVLLTLDDDLDTVQRDKIYVF; from the exons ATGATCGCCTGGCGTCTGCCCTTGTGCGTGCTCCTGGTGGCCGCCGTCGAGAGCCACCTTGGGGCTCTGGGGCCCAAGAACGTCTCGCAGAAAGACGCGGAGTTTGAGCGCACCTACGCGGACGACGTCAACAGCGAGCTGGTCAACATCTACACCTTCAACCACACCGTGACCCGAAACCGG ACCGAGGGCGTGCGAGTGTCTGTGAATGTCCTGAACAAACAGAAAGGGGCGCCTTTGCTGTTCGTGGTCCGCCAGAAGGAGGCTGTTGTGTCCTTCCAGGTGCCCCTAATCCTGCGAGGGCT ATATCAGCGTAAGTACCTCTACCAAAAAGTTGAACGAACTCTGTGTCAGCCCCCCACCAAGAATGAGTCTGAGATCCAGTTTTTCTATGTGGACGTGTCTACCCTGTCACCAGTCAATACCACTTACCAGCTCCGAGTCAACCGTGTGGACAATTTTGTGCTCAG GACTGGGGAGCTCTTTACCTTCAATACCACTGCAGCCCAGCCCCAG tACTTCAAATATGAGTTTCCTGATGGCGTGGACTCTGTAATTGTCAAGGTGACCTCCAAGAAGGCCTTCCCCTGCTCAGTCATCTCTATCCAGGATGTCCTG tGCCCTGTCTACGATCTGGACAACAATGTAGCCTTCATCGGCATGTACCAGACTATGACTAAGAAGGCAGCCATCACTGTGCAG CGGAAAGACTTCCCCAGTAACAGCTTTtatgtggtggtagtggtgaagACTGAGGACCAGGCCTGCGGGGGGTCCTTGCCCTTCTACCCTTTTGTGGAAG ATGAACCAGTGGATCAAGGGCACCGTCAGAAAACCCTGTCAGTGCTGGTCTCTCAGGCTGTCTCAT CTGAGGCCTATGTTGGTGGGATGCTCTTTTGCCTGGGCATATTCCTGTCCTTCTACCTGCTGACTGTGCTGCTGGCCTGTTGGGAGAACTGGAG GCAAAGAAAGAAGACCTTGCTGCTGACCATAGACCGAGTCTGCCCAGAAAGTG GCTGGGGCCCTGGCTCACCCCTCCATAGATACCTGGAAACTGTCCTGTGCCCGCACTGGTGTCTCAGACAGTGCAGCTCAGTCTCAG GTCACCCTCGGGTCTTGGCTGATTCGTTTCCTGGCAGTGCCCCTTACGAGGGTTACAACTATGGCTCCTTTG AAAATGGTTCCGGATCCACTGACGGGTTGGTTGAAAGCACAGGTTCAGGGGACCTCTCCTACAGTTACCAGG ACCGCTCCTTTGACACAGTGGGTCCACGGCCACGACTGGACTCCATGAGCTCTGTGGAAGAGGATGACTACGACACACTGACTGACATCGACTCAGACAAAAACGTCATTCGAACCAAG CAATACCTCTGTGTGGCTGACCTGGCACGAAAGGACAAACGTGTTTTGCGGAAAAAGTACCAGATTTACTTCTG GAACATAGCCACCATTGCGGTCTTCTACGCACTTCCTGTGGTGCAGCTGGTGATCACCTACCAGACG gtggTGAATGTCACAGGGAACCAGGACATCTGCTACTACAACTTCCTCTGTGCCCACCCGCTGGGCAACCTCAG CGCCTTCAACAACATCCTCAGTAACCTGGGGTACATCCTGCTGGGGCTGCTTTTTCTGCTCATCATCCTGCAGCGGGAGATCAACCATAACCGGGCCCTGCTGCGGAACGACCTCTACGCTCTG GAGTGTGGGATCCCCAAACACTTTGGTCTGTTTTATGCCATGGGCACAGCGCTGATGATGGAGGGCCTACTTAGTGCCTGTTACCATGTCTGCCCCAACTATACCAACTTTCAGTTCG ATACCTCGTTCATGTACATGATTGCTGGCCTCTGCATGCTGAAACTCTATCAGAAGCGGCACCCGGATATCAACGCCAGTGCCTACAGCGCATATGCCTGCTTGGCCATCGTCATCTTCTTCTCCGTCCTGGGCGTG GTTTTTGGCAAAGGGAACACAGCCTTCTGGATCGTCTTCTCGGTCATCCACATCACTTCCACCCTGCTCCTCAGCACCCAGCTCTACTACATGGGCCGCTGGAAGCTGG ACTCTGGAATCTTCCGCCGCATCCTCCACGTGCTCTACACAGACTGCATCCGGCAGTGCAGCGGGCCCCTTTACACG GACCGAATGGTGCTTCTGGTCATGGGCAACATTATCAACTGGTCGCT GGCTGCCTACGGACTCATCATGCGCCCCAACGACTTTGCCTCCTACTTGCTGGCGATCGGCATCTGCAACCTGCTGCTTTATTTCGCCTTCTACATCATTATGAAG CTCCGGAGCGGCGAGAGGATTAAGCTCATCCCTCTGCTCTGCATCGTCTGCACCTCCGTGGTCTGGGGCTTCgcgctcttcttcttcttccagggACTCAGCACGTGGCAG AAAACCCCCGCAGAGTCCAGGGAACACAACCGCGACTGCATCCTCCTGGATTTCTTTGATGATCACGACATCTGGCACTTCCTGTCCTCCATTGCCATGTTTGGGTCCTTCCTG GTTTTGCTGACACTGGATGACGACTTGGACACCGTACAGCGGGACAAGATCTATGTCTTCTAG
- the Sidt2 gene encoding SID1 transmembrane family member 2 isoform X4 — protein MIAWRLPLCVLLVAAVESHLGALGPKNVSQKDAEFERTYADDVNSELVNIYTFNHTVTRNRTEGVRVSVNVLNKQKGAPLLFVVRQKEAVVSFQVPLILRGLYQRKYLYQKVERTLCQPPTKNESEIQFFYVDVSTLSPVNTTYQLRVNRVDNFVLRTGELFTFNTTAAQPQYFKYEFPDGVDSVIVKVTSKKAFPCSVISIQDVLCPVYDLDNNVAFIGMYQTMTKKAAITVQRKDFPSNSFYVVVVVKTEDQACGGSLPFYPFVEDEPVDQGHRQKTLSVLVSQAVSSEAYVGGMLFCLGIFLSFYLLTVLLACWENWRQRKKTLLLTIDRVCPESGHPRVLADSFPGSAPYEGYNYGSFENGSGSTDGLVESTGSGDLSYSYQDRSFDTVGPRPRLDSMSSVEEDDYDTLTDIDSDKNVIRTKQYLCVADLARKDKRVLRKKYQIYFWNIATIAVFYALPVVQLVITYQTVVNVTGNQDICYYNFLCAHPLGNLSAFNNILSNLGYILLGLLFLLIILQREINHNRALLRNDLYALECGIPKHFGLFYAMGTALMMEGLLSACYHVCPNYTNFQFDTSFMYMIAGLCMLKLYQKRHPDINASAYSAYACLAIVIFFSVLGVVFGKGNTAFWIVFSVIHITSTLLLSTQLYYMGRWKLDSGIFRRILHVLYTDCIRQCSGPLYTDRMVLLVMGNIINWSLAAYGLIMRPNDFASYLLAIGICNLLLYFAFYIIMKLRSGERIKLIPLLCIVCTSVVWGFALFFFFQGLSTWQKTPAESREHNRDCILLDFFDDHDIWHFLSSIAMFGSFLVLLTLDDDLDTVQRDKIYVF, from the exons ATGATCGCCTGGCGTCTGCCCTTGTGCGTGCTCCTGGTGGCCGCCGTCGAGAGCCACCTTGGGGCTCTGGGGCCCAAGAACGTCTCGCAGAAAGACGCGGAGTTTGAGCGCACCTACGCGGACGACGTCAACAGCGAGCTGGTCAACATCTACACCTTCAACCACACCGTGACCCGAAACCGG ACCGAGGGCGTGCGAGTGTCTGTGAATGTCCTGAACAAACAGAAAGGGGCGCCTTTGCTGTTCGTGGTCCGCCAGAAGGAGGCTGTTGTGTCCTTCCAGGTGCCCCTAATCCTGCGAGGGCT ATATCAGCGTAAGTACCTCTACCAAAAAGTTGAACGAACTCTGTGTCAGCCCCCCACCAAGAATGAGTCTGAGATCCAGTTTTTCTATGTGGACGTGTCTACCCTGTCACCAGTCAATACCACTTACCAGCTCCGAGTCAACCGTGTGGACAATTTTGTGCTCAG GACTGGGGAGCTCTTTACCTTCAATACCACTGCAGCCCAGCCCCAG tACTTCAAATATGAGTTTCCTGATGGCGTGGACTCTGTAATTGTCAAGGTGACCTCCAAGAAGGCCTTCCCCTGCTCAGTCATCTCTATCCAGGATGTCCTG tGCCCTGTCTACGATCTGGACAACAATGTAGCCTTCATCGGCATGTACCAGACTATGACTAAGAAGGCAGCCATCACTGTGCAG CGGAAAGACTTCCCCAGTAACAGCTTTtatgtggtggtagtggtgaagACTGAGGACCAGGCCTGCGGGGGGTCCTTGCCCTTCTACCCTTTTGTGGAAG ATGAACCAGTGGATCAAGGGCACCGTCAGAAAACCCTGTCAGTGCTGGTCTCTCAGGCTGTCTCAT CTGAGGCCTATGTTGGTGGGATGCTCTTTTGCCTGGGCATATTCCTGTCCTTCTACCTGCTGACTGTGCTGCTGGCCTGTTGGGAGAACTGGAG GCAAAGAAAGAAGACCTTGCTGCTGACCATAGACCGAGTCTGCCCAGAAAGTG GTCACCCTCGGGTCTTGGCTGATTCGTTTCCTGGCAGTGCCCCTTACGAGGGTTACAACTATGGCTCCTTTG AAAATGGTTCCGGATCCACTGACGGGTTGGTTGAAAGCACAGGTTCAGGGGACCTCTCCTACAGTTACCAGG ACCGCTCCTTTGACACAGTGGGTCCACGGCCACGACTGGACTCCATGAGCTCTGTGGAAGAGGATGACTACGACACACTGACTGACATCGACTCAGACAAAAACGTCATTCGAACCAAG CAATACCTCTGTGTGGCTGACCTGGCACGAAAGGACAAACGTGTTTTGCGGAAAAAGTACCAGATTTACTTCTG GAACATAGCCACCATTGCGGTCTTCTACGCACTTCCTGTGGTGCAGCTGGTGATCACCTACCAGACG gtggTGAATGTCACAGGGAACCAGGACATCTGCTACTACAACTTCCTCTGTGCCCACCCGCTGGGCAACCTCAG CGCCTTCAACAACATCCTCAGTAACCTGGGGTACATCCTGCTGGGGCTGCTTTTTCTGCTCATCATCCTGCAGCGGGAGATCAACCATAACCGGGCCCTGCTGCGGAACGACCTCTACGCTCTG GAGTGTGGGATCCCCAAACACTTTGGTCTGTTTTATGCCATGGGCACAGCGCTGATGATGGAGGGCCTACTTAGTGCCTGTTACCATGTCTGCCCCAACTATACCAACTTTCAGTTCG ATACCTCGTTCATGTACATGATTGCTGGCCTCTGCATGCTGAAACTCTATCAGAAGCGGCACCCGGATATCAACGCCAGTGCCTACAGCGCATATGCCTGCTTGGCCATCGTCATCTTCTTCTCCGTCCTGGGCGTG GTTTTTGGCAAAGGGAACACAGCCTTCTGGATCGTCTTCTCGGTCATCCACATCACTTCCACCCTGCTCCTCAGCACCCAGCTCTACTACATGGGCCGCTGGAAGCTGG ACTCTGGAATCTTCCGCCGCATCCTCCACGTGCTCTACACAGACTGCATCCGGCAGTGCAGCGGGCCCCTTTACACG GACCGAATGGTGCTTCTGGTCATGGGCAACATTATCAACTGGTCGCT GGCTGCCTACGGACTCATCATGCGCCCCAACGACTTTGCCTCCTACTTGCTGGCGATCGGCATCTGCAACCTGCTGCTTTATTTCGCCTTCTACATCATTATGAAG CTCCGGAGCGGCGAGAGGATTAAGCTCATCCCTCTGCTCTGCATCGTCTGCACCTCCGTGGTCTGGGGCTTCgcgctcttcttcttcttccagggACTCAGCACGTGGCAG AAAACCCCCGCAGAGTCCAGGGAACACAACCGCGACTGCATCCTCCTGGATTTCTTTGATGATCACGACATCTGGCACTTCCTGTCCTCCATTGCCATGTTTGGGTCCTTCCTG GTTTTGCTGACACTGGATGACGACTTGGACACCGTACAGCGGGACAAGATCTATGTCTTCTAG